The DNA sequence TCGCCCCCCGTCTCCGGCACCGTTCAGGCGCTGGTGCTCACCAGGTCGTCCGCGGGGCTGTTCACCGGCTGCGGTGTCCCGGTGAGATCCATGACGAAGAGCGCGAGCCCGACGCCGTCCGCGCGGGCCCGGGCGTCGGCCGCGTATCCCGCGAGGGAGAAGAACACCCCGGTGACCGAGGCGCCCAGCGCGTTGAGCCAGAGGGTCTCGACCGCGCGCAGTGACGTCGGCCGTGTGGTGGAGTCGACCCGCGCGATCAGCCCGTCGGCCCGCAGGTCGATCCCGGCGGCCGGGCCCGCTCCGGGCCGGCCGACATCACGGAAGCCCAGCCAGGTCAGGTAGAGGCCCGCCGCGCTCACCGCGTCGTGGCCCGTGCGGATCGTCATCGGCCGGAAGGCCGGGCGCGGGTGCGCGGCGGTGCGCGGCAGGGGTATGTGGGCGGGGGAGGGCGGCGCGGCCGGGGCCGGAGGGGCGGCCACCGGGCGCACCGCTATCCGCAGGACGGCCCCGCACGGGCAGCACAGTTCGGGCTGGGGCCACTGGTTCTCCCGGGCGCAGGACGCGCAACGGACGGTGACCCACGCGTCGTTCCAGCTGCGGTGGGTGACCAGCACCGCCGGGGCGTCCCGCAGCAGGGGTGGGGCGGTGGGCGTCCCGCACGGGCAGGGGTAGGCCGGTGTGCTGTAGGCGTGGCCCCGGCCGCAGACAGGGCACCGTACCGGCACGGGCTCCACGATCGTCTCCCTCCGGCACGGACGGCGCGACCGACTGCGCTCCGTGCCTCCCTCGTCACACCATCGTCCACCAGGAGCGAGGCTCTGGGGAGGGGGTGGGCGGACTTCATGGGGGCGGGCGGCCGTCCGCGCCCTTGACGAGGGTCGCCCCACGTTTTAGATTGCTTCCGTATAGCAGAACTGAATTTCCGTAATGCGGAATTGGTGCTCTCAGGTGGCGCGACAGAGCCCGACTCCACCAATCCCGAGCAGGAGCACTCAATGCCTCGTATGACCGCTGCCCGAGCGGCAGTTGAGATCCTCAAGCGCGAAGGCGTCAGCAACGCGTTCGGTGTGCCGGGTGCGGCGATCAACCCCTTCTACGCGGCCCTCAAGGCCTCCGGCGGGGTGCGGCACACGCTGGCCCGGCACGTCGAGGGCGCCTCCCACATGGCCGAGGGCTACACCCGGGCCAAGGCCGGCAACATCGGTGTCTGCATCGGCACGTCCGGCCCGGCCGGCACCGACATGATCACCGGTCTGTACTCCGCCATCGCCGACTCCATCCCGATCCTGTGCATCACCGGCCAGGCTCCGACCGCCGTCCTGCACAAGGAGGACTTCCAGGCCGTCGACATCGCGTCGATCGCGGCGCCGGTCACCAAGGCGGCGACGACCGTTCTGGAGGCCGCGCAGGTTCCCGGTGTCTTCCAGCAGGCCTTCCACCTGATGCGCACCGGCCGGCCGGGCCCGGTCCTCATCGACCTGCCGATCGATGTCCAGCTCACCGAGATCGAGTTCGACCCCGAGCTGTACGAGCCCCTCCCGGTGCACAAGCCTGCGGCCTCCCGCAAGCAGATCGAGCGGGCGATCCAGATGCTGAACGCCTCGGAGCGCCCGGTGCTCGTCGCGGGCGGCGGCATCATCAACGCCGACGCCTCCGAACTCCTGGTGGAATTCGCCGAGCTGACCGGCGTCCCCGTCGTCCCCACGCTGATGGGCTGGGGCATCCTCCCCGACGACCACGAGCTGAACGCCGGCATGGTGGGCCTCCAGACCTCGCACCGCTACGGCAACGCGAACTTCCTGGAGTCCGACTTCGTCCTCGGCATCGGCAACCGCTGGGCCAACCGCCACACCGGCAAGCTGGACGTCTACACCCAGGGCCGCACCTTCGTCCACGTGGACATCGAGCCCACCCAGCTCGGCAAGATCTTCGCCCCGGACCTCGGCATCGCCTCCGACGCCAAGGCCGCCCTGACGCTCTTCGTCGAGGTGGCGCGCGAGCTGAAGGCCGCGGGCGGGCTGAAGGACCGCTCGGCGTGGGCCGCGTCCACGCAGGAGCGCAAGTCGACCCTCCAGCGCCGGACCCACTTCGACAACGTGCCGCTCAAGCCGCAGCGCGTGTACGAGGAGATGAACCGGGCGTTCGGCCCCGAGACCCGTTACGTCACCACGATCGGGCTCTCCCAGATCGCCGGCGCGCAGATGCTGCACGTCTACAAGCCGCGCCACTGGATCAACTGCGGCCAGGCGGGCCCCCTCGGCTGGACGATCCCGGCCGCGCTGGGCGTCGCCACCGCGGACCCGGAGGGCACGGTCGTCGCGCTCTCCGGCGACTACGACTTCCAGTTCATGCTGGAGGAGCTGGCCGTCGGCGCCCAGCACCGCATCCCGTACGTCCACGTCCTGGTGAACAACTCCTACCTGGGACTCATCCGCCAGGCGCAGCGCAACTTCGACATCGACTTCCAGGTCAACCTGGAGTTCGAGAACCTCAACTCCCCGGAGCTGGGCGTCTACGGCGTCGACCACGTCAAGGTCGTCGAGGGGCTGGGCTGCAAGGCGATCCGGGTCACCGAGCCGGACCAGCTGCTGCCGGCCTTCGAGGAGGCGAAGAAGCTCGCCGCGGAGTTCCGGGTGCCGGTGGTCGTCGAGGCGATCCTGGAGCGGGTCACGAACATCGCGATGAGCGGCAGTGACATCGCGTCGGTCAACGAGTTCGAGGACATCGCCACGGACGCGTCCCACGCGCCCACCGCGATCCGCCCCCTGACCGTGTCCTGACGGACCGGCCCACCCGCCACGACGACAGGCCCCCGCCCCGGATTCCACTCCGGGGCGGGGGCCTGAGTCGTCGCGTGCGGGCCGTCTTCCGCCCCGCCGGGGATGTCCTCGATCGCCGGACGGGCCGGATACGGACCATCCCGGCACTCACGCACCACCCCAGCCTGTCCGGCGTTCGAGGACGGAACGCTCGCGCGGGAGGGGGGACCCGCACTCCGACGGCAGGGCGTCAGGGCGCGTCCCTCCCGCAGGCAGCGGCCCGCTCCGGAGCCACGGTTGCGTCCTCAAGCGCCGGACGGGCTGCAATGGTGCGGCCCCGCCGCCGCGAGGGGACAGGGCCGGGCACGGAGAAGGGCGCGGAGTACGGGACCGTATCCGTACTCCGCGCCCTCGTTCGGGAGCGACAGAGGTGTCGCCGGGTGACAGGGACCGCGGCGGCGGCGATCGGCCCGGGGGAGGGCGTCTCCTTCAGGTCAGGAGACGGTCCCCGGCCCTTCACCACCGCACTGGCATCGCTCGACCGCCGCGGCCTCGTCGTCCTGCCCGTGCCGCGCGGCACCCCTCATCCGGGTGCGCGGTACGGGCAGGGGCCTGGAGAAGGGGGCTCAGTCCTCGCGCAGGGCGCGGACGGCCTCCTCGACGCGCTTGCCGTAGTCGGCGTCGGCGGCGTGGAAGTGGGCGAGGTTCTTCTCGATCACGTCGTCGCGGGTGACCTGCGAGAGGCCTCCGGCGATGTTCGCGACCAGGCGGCCCTTCTCGTCCTCCGACATGAGCCGGAAGAGTTCGCCCGCCTGGAAGAAGTCGTCGTCCTTGGCGTGCGCGGGCGCCTCGTGCGTGCCCGTCCAGCCGTGGACCGCCAGCGGGGCGGCGAGCGCCGCGTCGGTCTGGGCCGGACCCGCGTACGAGTTGGGCTCGTAGTTCTTGTCGTGGCGCGAGCCGTTGCGGGTGGCGTGGACGCCGTCGCGGCCGTAGTTGTCGACGACGGCGGTCCTCGGGGCGTTCACCGGAAGCTGGGTGTGGTTGACGCCCAGGCGGTAGCGGTGCGCGTCCGCGTAGGCGAACAGCCGGCCCTGGAGCATCTTGTCCGGGGACGGGCCGATGCCGGGTACGAAGTTGTTCGGGGAGAACGCGGCCTGCTCGACCTCGGCGAAGACGTTGTCCGGGTTGCGGTCCAGGACCAGGCGGCCGACCCGCTGGAGCGGGTAGTCGCTGTGCGGCCACACCTTGGTGAGGTCGAACGGGTTGAACCGGTAGTCGGCGGCGTCGGCGGCCGGCATCACCTGGACGTGCAGGGTCCAGGAGGGGTTGACGCCGCGCTCGATGGCCTGGAGCAGGTCCGTCTGGTGCGAGTTGGCGTCCTTGCCGACGAGCTCGGCTGCCTGGTCGGCGGAGAGGGACCGCACGCCCTGGTTCGTCTTGAAGTGGTACTTGACGAAGAAGGCCTCACCCGCGGCGTTCGTCCACTGGTAGGTGTGCGAGCCGTAGCCGTTCATGTGACGGTACGAGGCGGGGATGCCCCGGTCGCCCATCAGCCAGGTGATCTGGTGCGTCGCCTCGGGGGCGTGCGCCCAGAAGTCCCAGACGTTGTCCGGCTCCTGCCTGCCCGTGAACGGGTCGCGCTTCTGCGAGTGGATGAAGTCGGGGAACTTGATCGGGTCCTTGATGAAGAACACCGGGGTGTTGTTCCCGACCAGGTCGTAATTGCCCTCGTCCGTATAGAACTTGAGGGCGAAGCCGCGCGGGTCGCGGACCGCGTCCGCGCCGCCGAGCGAGTCGGCGACCGTAGAGAAGCGGATGAACGTCTCGGTGCGCTTGCCCACCTCGGAGAGGAAGTCGGCGCGGGTGAAGCCCGTGACGTCGTCGGTGACCTCGAAGTAGCCGTACGCGCCGGAACCGCGGGCGTGCACCACGCGCTCCGGGATGCGCTCACGGTTGAAGCGGGCGAGCTTCTCCAGGAGGTGCTGGTCCTGGAGGAGGATCGGTCCACCGACACCGGCGGTGGCGGAGTTCTGGTTGTCGGCGACCGGGGCGCCTGACTCGGTCGTGAGCACACGCTTAGCCATGTGGCGGGATGACCTTTCGTACGAGCTGCTGACGGCTTGAGGAGCGTAGATTCGCCGCGGAGCAACGTCAACAGTTTGTTGAAAACGAAGTGTGTGGTTCCGGGCCGCGGCAGCGCCTGGGCGCGACAGGACAGGTGTCAGCGCCACCGCGGCCCGGAGGTCAGGGGGCCCGTCGTGCGGGCCGTGGCCCCGTACGAGGCCAGGGGCTCCTCGCGGAGCGTGGTGGTCAGACCTGGGAGCCGGACAGCCGCTCGACCGAGCGCAGCAGCGCCGAGTGGTCCAGGCCGCCGTCGCCCTGGGCGCGCAGCGAGGCGACCAGCTGGGCGACCACGCCGCCGACGGGCAGGGCCGCGCCGACGTTGCGGGCGGCGTCCGTGACGATGCCCATGTCCTTGTGGTGCAGGTCGATCCGGAAGCCGGGGGCGAAGTCCCGCTTCAGGAAGTTGTCCTTCTTGCGGGTCAGCACGGTCGAGCCGGCCAGGCCGCCGTTCAGGACGTCGAGTGCGGCGGTGAGGTCGACCCCGGACTTCTCCAGGAAGACCACGGCCTCGGCGCAGGCCTGGATGTTGACCGCGACGATCAGCTGGTTGGCCGCCTTCACCGTCTGGCCGGAGCCGTGCGGGCCGCAGAGCACGATGGTCTTGCCGAGCGCCTCCAGCAGCGGCTTCGCGGCGTCGAAGTCCGCCTGCTCGCCGCCGACCATGATGGACAGGACCGCCTCGATGGCGCCGGCCTCGCCGCCGGAGACCGGCGCGTCCAGGACCCGGATGCCC is a window from the Streptomyces sp. MMBL 11-1 genome containing:
- the gcl gene encoding glyoxylate carboligase, whose translation is MPRMTAARAAVEILKREGVSNAFGVPGAAINPFYAALKASGGVRHTLARHVEGASHMAEGYTRAKAGNIGVCIGTSGPAGTDMITGLYSAIADSIPILCITGQAPTAVLHKEDFQAVDIASIAAPVTKAATTVLEAAQVPGVFQQAFHLMRTGRPGPVLIDLPIDVQLTEIEFDPELYEPLPVHKPAASRKQIERAIQMLNASERPVLVAGGGIINADASELLVEFAELTGVPVVPTLMGWGILPDDHELNAGMVGLQTSHRYGNANFLESDFVLGIGNRWANRHTGKLDVYTQGRTFVHVDIEPTQLGKIFAPDLGIASDAKAALTLFVEVARELKAAGGLKDRSAWAASTQERKSTLQRRTHFDNVPLKPQRVYEEMNRAFGPETRYVTTIGLSQIAGAQMLHVYKPRHWINCGQAGPLGWTIPAALGVATADPEGTVVALSGDYDFQFMLEELAVGAQHRIPYVHVLVNNSYLGLIRQAQRNFDIDFQVNLEFENLNSPELGVYGVDHVKVVEGLGCKAIRVTEPDQLLPAFEEAKKLAAEFRVPVVVEAILERVTNIAMSGSDIASVNEFEDIATDASHAPTAIRPLTVS
- a CDS encoding catalase, producing the protein MAKRVLTTESGAPVADNQNSATAGVGGPILLQDQHLLEKLARFNRERIPERVVHARGSGAYGYFEVTDDVTGFTRADFLSEVGKRTETFIRFSTVADSLGGADAVRDPRGFALKFYTDEGNYDLVGNNTPVFFIKDPIKFPDFIHSQKRDPFTGRQEPDNVWDFWAHAPEATHQITWLMGDRGIPASYRHMNGYGSHTYQWTNAAGEAFFVKYHFKTNQGVRSLSADQAAELVGKDANSHQTDLLQAIERGVNPSWTLHVQVMPAADAADYRFNPFDLTKVWPHSDYPLQRVGRLVLDRNPDNVFAEVEQAAFSPNNFVPGIGPSPDKMLQGRLFAYADAHRYRLGVNHTQLPVNAPRTAVVDNYGRDGVHATRNGSRHDKNYEPNSYAGPAQTDAALAAPLAVHGWTGTHEAPAHAKDDDFFQAGELFRLMSEDEKGRLVANIAGGLSQVTRDDVIEKNLAHFHAADADYGKRVEEAVRALRED
- a CDS encoding 2-hydroxy-3-oxopropionate reductase, which encodes MSNNLPKVAWIGLGIMGSPMSENLVKAGYDVTGYTLEQDKVDRLVAAGGKGASSIADAVKDADVVITMVPASPQVEAIAYGPDGILENAKRGALLVDMSSITPQTSVDLARNAAEKGIRVLDAPVSGGEAGAIEAVLSIMVGGEQADFDAAKPLLEALGKTIVLCGPHGSGQTVKAANQLIVAVNIQACAEAVVFLEKSGVDLTAALDVLNGGLAGSTVLTRKKDNFLKRDFAPGFRIDLHHKDMGIVTDAARNVGAALPVGGVVAQLVASLRAQGDGGLDHSALLRSVERLSGSQV